A portion of the Legionellales bacterium genome contains these proteins:
- the asnB gene encoding asparagine synthase (glutamine-hydrolyzing) — MCGISGVFSSCKKDEHLMLINSIVEHQSNRGPDHQGIEVIKFEQGQTIFGHNRLSILDLDARSNQPMWDNSKRYCITYNGEIYNYLELRDILLKIGFNFKTKSDTEVILNAFYAWKEQAFKKFNGAFSFGLFDKLENVLWLVRDRFGKKPLYYWSSSSEIVFASTAKKIAQYVHASPNFDYIAHGIKYLVFENGSEETQYNNIKSVIPGSYVRCLKNNGLKLENKYYYDLKKNVPTLVDKISSYSLLQHSESILELLQDSVKIRLRSDVPVGISLSGGLDSSVIASLTVAQKNNITAFCYGSPDQKHSEGVEVNKLSKKLNLNVNYIWPSNQEIIDGLLNTIKLQDAPFSSLSVVMQQLIYKHVKNSGIKVLMGGQGGDEAFMGYRKYLLFKFKNLIYQKNYFGIIKHFIDCIPIFFSEYKQFPLYWRHRDRYNLVNDIDDTIINLPHSSILSLNYCPSQPLYERQILDIIKLSLPTLLRYEDCNSLGNSVESRLPFMDYRLIEYGLALETKFKIRSGYGKWIVREIMSDKLIPSICWARYKRGFDISLSNLINTGLGNILRKELFDKECEYKSFLKNNISIKSAFSDMQLISNKKRIMEAITLLWLSQ, encoded by the coding sequence ATGTGCGGAATATCTGGAGTTTTCTCGTCTTGCAAAAAGGACGAACATTTAATGCTTATAAATAGTATTGTTGAACACCAGTCCAATCGTGGACCAGATCACCAAGGCATTGAGGTTATAAAGTTTGAGCAGGGTCAAACTATTTTTGGGCATAATAGATTGAGTATTCTTGATTTAGATGCGCGCTCAAATCAGCCAATGTGGGACAATTCGAAACGTTACTGTATAACCTATAACGGAGAAATTTATAATTATCTAGAGCTAAGAGATATATTGCTTAAAATAGGCTTTAATTTTAAAACAAAGAGTGATACTGAGGTTATTTTAAATGCTTTTTACGCATGGAAAGAGCAAGCTTTTAAAAAATTTAATGGCGCATTTTCTTTTGGATTATTTGATAAATTAGAGAATGTATTATGGTTGGTTAGAGATAGATTTGGCAAAAAACCACTATATTACTGGTCTTCATCAAGTGAAATTGTATTTGCATCTACGGCAAAAAAAATTGCTCAGTATGTTCATGCATCTCCAAACTTTGACTATATAGCCCACGGAATTAAATATTTGGTTTTTGAAAATGGGAGCGAAGAAACACAATATAACAATATTAAATCAGTTATTCCTGGGTCATATGTTAGGTGCCTTAAAAATAACGGATTAAAATTAGAAAATAAGTATTACTACGATCTAAAAAAAAATGTCCCAACCTTGGTTGATAAGATTAGCTCATATTCTTTACTGCAGCACTCTGAGTCCATACTTGAGCTTCTTCAGGACTCGGTTAAAATTCGTCTTCGCTCTGATGTTCCGGTGGGAATTTCTCTAAGTGGCGGGCTAGATTCATCTGTAATCGCCTCTTTAACAGTTGCGCAGAAAAATAATATAACAGCATTTTGTTATGGAAGTCCGGATCAAAAACACTCCGAAGGAGTCGAGGTAAATAAGCTAAGCAAAAAATTAAATCTTAACGTTAATTATATTTGGCCGAGCAACCAAGAAATTATTGATGGTTTGTTAAATACAATAAAGTTGCAAGATGCGCCTTTTAGTAGTTTAAGTGTTGTAATGCAGCAGTTGATTTATAAACATGTAAAAAATTCAGGCATTAAAGTGTTAATGGGAGGCCAAGGTGGTGATGAAGCTTTCATGGGATATCGTAAATATTTGTTATTTAAATTCAAAAATTTAATATATCAAAAAAATTATTTTGGAATCATCAAACATTTCATTGACTGCATTCCAATTTTTTTTAGCGAATATAAACAATTTCCTTTATACTGGCGCCATAGAGATAGATATAATCTAGTAAATGATATTGACGATACAATTATTAATTTACCGCATTCATCGATTTTAAGTTTAAATTATTGTCCGTCGCAGCCACTTTACGAACGTCAAATTTTGGATATTATAAAATTGAGTTTGCCCACTTTGCTTAGATATGAAGATTGTAATTCTTTAGGGAATAGTGTAGAAAGCCGATTACCATTTATGGATTATAGATTGATTGAATATGGATTAGCCCTTGAAACTAAATTTAAAATTAGGTCAGGATACGGTAAGTGGATTGTACGTGAAATAATGTCAGATAAACTCATACCAAGCATCTGTTGGGCTAGATATAAACGAGGCTTTGATATAAGCTTGAGTAACCTAATTAATACAGGTCTAGGTAATATTCTTAGAAAAGAACTATTTGATAAAGAATGCGAATATAAATCTTTTTTGAAGAACAATATTAGTATAAAATCCGCATTTTCTGATATGCAACTTATATCAAATAAAAAACGTATTATGGAAGCCATTACACTATTATGGTTATCACAATAG